In the genome of Cupriavidus taiwanensis, one region contains:
- a CDS encoding alpha/beta fold hydrolase gives MPDATLDHTVFHLRTPDAQRLHVRLGGPPHGEPWLVLHGGPGSGCTPSMAAWFDPQRHRVVMPDQRGAGRSTPAGGVRRNNVGALLADLEQLRAALGIARWGVVGGSWGAALALAYAARYPHAVAALVLRGAFLTGRDDVLGLFAPRPGAGLLRRAAPAGERLPEARARLLTVSRLLQSGTTVQKRDTAAAWRRLELDRLGLRGIARERAQCARQRLATVRKYRIQAHYLRHRAGLGKPALLRAARDIAAHGLPVTLLHGRADAVCRPANALRLRQAMPDARLAWVDAGHLADGAMRAALADAIRASAWQR, from the coding sequence ATGCCCGACGCAACCCTGGACCACACCGTCTTCCACCTGCGCACGCCCGACGCGCAGCGCCTGCACGTGCGGCTGGGAGGCCCGCCGCACGGCGAGCCCTGGCTGGTCCTGCACGGCGGGCCGGGCAGCGGCTGTACCCCGTCGATGGCGGCGTGGTTCGACCCGCAACGGCACCGCGTGGTGATGCCTGACCAGCGCGGCGCCGGCCGCTCGACCCCGGCCGGCGGGGTGCGGCGCAACAACGTCGGCGCCCTGCTGGCGGACCTGGAGCAGCTGCGCGCGGCCCTTGGCATCGCGCGCTGGGGCGTGGTGGGCGGATCGTGGGGCGCGGCGCTGGCGCTTGCCTATGCCGCGCGCTATCCGCATGCGGTCGCCGCGCTGGTGTTGCGCGGCGCGTTCCTGACCGGGCGCGACGACGTGCTGGGCCTGTTTGCGCCGCGCCCCGGCGCCGGCCTGCTGCGCCGCGCCGCGCCGGCGGGCGAGCGGCTGCCCGAGGCGCGCGCGCGGCTGCTGACAGTGTCTCGACTGTTGCAAAGTGGGACGACTGTTCAAAAACGGGACACCGCGGCCGCGTGGCGCCGGCTCGAGCTGGACCGGCTCGGCCTGCGGGGCATTGCGCGGGAACGTGCGCAGTGCGCGCGCCAGCGGCTCGCCACGGTACGCAAGTACCGCATCCAGGCGCACTACCTGCGCCACCGCGCCGGGCTGGGCAAGCCCGCGTTGCTGCGCGCGGCGCGCGACATCGCCGCGCACGGCCTGCCGGTGACGCTGCTGCATGGCCGTGCCGACGCGGTGTGCCGGCCCGCCAATGCCCTGCGGCTGCGGCAAGCCATGCCGGACGCGCGGCTGGCATGGGTCGACGCCGGGCACCTGGCCGACGGCGCCATGCGCGCTGCGCTCGCGGACGCGATCCGTGCCAGCGCCTGGCAGCGCTGA
- the pqqA gene encoding pyrroloquinoline quinone precursor peptide PqqA gives MTWTTPAYTELRLGFEITMYIANR, from the coding sequence ATGACCTGGACCACGCCCGCCTACACCGAGCTGCGGCTCGGCTTTGAAATCACCATGTATATCGCCAACCGCTGA
- the pqqB gene encoding pyrroloquinoline quinone biosynthesis protein PqqB, with amino-acid sequence MTTIRVLGSAAGGGFPQWNCNCRNCDGVRRGTVRATPRTQSSIALCGDGADAILVNASPDILQQLRQTPALQPGRAGRDTAIAAVLLMDAQIDHVTGLLMLREHRRALPLYATASVLEDLAGAFPLTRVLSHYCGLQCHALPCDGTAFSVPPLDGVALTAVPLQSKAPPYSPRRHAPQPGDNIGLRIEDRRSGRSAFYAPGLGQVDDHVFAQLRRADVVLVDGTFWRDDEMQALGFSTRSAADMGHLALSGPGGMIEVLDRLPARRKILIHINNTNPVLAEDSPERAELARHGIELAYDGMEIAL; translated from the coding sequence ATGACAACCATCCGGGTACTGGGATCGGCCGCCGGCGGCGGCTTCCCGCAATGGAACTGCAATTGCCGCAACTGCGACGGCGTGCGCCGCGGCACCGTGCGCGCCACCCCGCGCACGCAATCGTCGATCGCGCTGTGCGGCGACGGGGCGGATGCGATCCTGGTCAATGCCTCGCCCGACATCCTGCAGCAGCTGCGCCAGACCCCCGCGCTGCAACCCGGCCGCGCCGGGCGCGACACCGCGATTGCCGCGGTGCTGCTGATGGACGCGCAGATCGACCACGTCACCGGCCTGCTGATGCTGCGCGAACACCGCCGCGCGCTGCCGCTCTACGCCACCGCCAGCGTGCTCGAAGACCTGGCCGGGGCGTTCCCGCTGACGCGCGTCCTGTCGCACTACTGCGGGCTGCAGTGCCACGCGCTGCCCTGCGACGGCACGGCGTTCTCGGTGCCGCCGCTGGATGGCGTGGCGCTGACCGCGGTCCCGCTGCAAAGCAAGGCCCCGCCCTACTCGCCCAGGCGCCACGCGCCGCAGCCAGGCGACAACATCGGCCTGCGCATCGAAGACCGCCGCAGCGGCCGCAGCGCGTTCTATGCGCCCGGGCTGGGCCAGGTCGACGACCACGTGTTCGCGCAGCTGCGCCGCGCCGACGTGGTGCTGGTCGACGGCACCTTCTGGCGCGACGACGAAATGCAGGCGCTGGGCTTCTCCACGCGCAGCGCCGCCGACATGGGCCACCTGGCGCTGTCCGGGCCGGGCGGGATGATCGAGGTGCTGGACCGCCTGCCCGCCCGCCGCAAGATCCTTATCCACATCAACAACACCAATCCGGTGCTGGCGGAAGACTCGCCCGAGCGTGCCGAGCTGGCCCGGCACGGCATCGAACTGGCCTACGACGGCATGGAAATCGCGCTATGA